A region from the Triticum urartu cultivar G1812 chromosome 1, Tu2.1, whole genome shotgun sequence genome encodes:
- the LOC125541272 gene encoding cysteine-rich receptor-like protein kinase 19: MNPKICDFERSKILNQKDEDVAERVTEELAGTLGYLPPEYITDGIFSFKHDVFSFGILLLHTISKSGLLQDSTDWIPNALKGEDNVDSLLDTSSRDESELKEIKRCMDIGLQCTAKERTERPTMSDVIDLLDGKELLRKPPTGNKASSFKKKGKA; this comes from the exons ATGAATCCTAAGATTTGTGACTTTGAGAGGTCTAAAATACTGAATCAAAAGGATGAAGATGTCGCTGAGAGAGTGACGGAAGAGTTGGCGGGAACACT GGGCTATTTACCCCCGGAATACATCACAGATGGTATTTTTTCATTTAAACATGATGTTTTCAGCTTCGGCATTCTCCTCCTCCATACCATTAGCAAGTCGGGACTTCTGCAAGATTCAACTGATTGG ATTCCAAATGCACTTAAGGGAGAAGACAATGTGGACAGCTTATTAGATACTTCATCGCGTGATGAGTCTGAGCTAAAGGAAATAAAAAGATGCATGGACATAGGACTGCAGTGCACCGCAAAGGAGCGGACAGAAAGACCCACCATGTCGGATGTTATTGACTTGCTAGACGGCAAGGAGCTGCTCCGGAAGCCCCCAACTGGGAATAAAGCTTCGTCATTTAAGAAGAAAGGCAAAGCATGA